The DNA window TAGGATGCTTGATGTCTTAATTCTGTGCAGACTGAGTTGTCGCCCTATCTGGGGTTAGAAAATGCCTCTTATGTTATTCTGCTTATCTTTGTTAAAGGCCGCTTACAGTTCTCGGGACCTAAAGGGTCTCACTGTGCAGCATAGGATGGAGTCATTTAATGAAGGGGAGACTATCATCCTCACACTGCAAGACCAAGGTGAGAGGAGGTTgaaatgttaacagtaacacagaAATATATCAATGAAGACCGTGCCTACACCAGACCCTCATCAAACACCCACACACTTGGCCTTTGTGTGTCTCTTTCAGGTGTGCTTGAAGAGGAGGGCGATGTACTTGTAAACGTGGGTCTAGTGGACAAAGAAAAGGCTGAGAAGAATGTGGAGTTGAAGAAGAAAAAGCCTGATTACAAAGCTTACGAAGAGGACGAGAGTGTCGATGACATGGCTACGGTAAGAAAAGAGTTTGTCTTCATTTTGGAAATGCTGTCATGTTTCTCTCATGCTTAATTCAATCTCACTGACCAATGTCCGCCTCTGCACTTATTCTCTGCAGTTCAAGCCGCGCACTGTGCTGGGCAAGTATGATGAGGAGAttgatggagagaagaagaagagtttCCAGCTGAGCAAAGGGGGCTGTGCTGAGGGGGAACGGGAACGGGAGCTGCAGGCCATCCGGGAGACCCTGAGGAACCAGGCCCAGTCCCTGGAGATGCCGGCTCTCGCTATTGCCTCAGAGTACTACACACCACAGGAGATGGTGAGGGTTGTGGGGAGGTGCTGCTCTGGAGAGGGCCTGGGAAAGCTGTCTTTTGAATATGTTTTCTCTCAGGTTTCATGTGTAAATGTGTCTACTTTTGAATGCTGTGTTTTTTTGGAGATTTGTTCACACACTATATGAGCTCTCATTAATGGTTGTTCACACAGATTCTTACTACTTTTGTTGTTAAAGGTGGGCTTTAAGAAGACCAAGCAGCGCGTCAGGAAGATCAGGAAGAAGGCGTTGCCTGACGAGCTCCAACTAGACGACACGCGCAACACCGACTTCGGCTCCAGGTTCTGCTCCTCTCCGCTTCAAGTGGAATATGACAGATGAGCCACCTTAGTTTCAGtctgactctttctctgtctctccttcaggGTTCGGGGTCGGGGTCGCAGGCAGTTGGATGAGGGCCAGGAGGTGTCAAAGGAGGGTGTCATCATACCGGGACTAGATGTACCCCAACAGTCAGATGACATCAGGATGGCAGACATGGACATCAGTGATGATGGTGAGGGAGACATCTGTTAGTGGTTTAGTGATGAGCGAAACAAATGTATGGTTCACTCATGTTTTGTTTAATATTATGACAACACTTACACTTTACTCTTCCTTCAGAGGACTTCATCCCCACTGAGCCGGCTGTGCTGGAGGAGGACGAGGCAGAGCAAGATCTGCAGAAGCAGCTGGAGAAGCAGAGGAAGCTCAAACAGAAGCAGCTGGAGAAGCAGAGGAAGCTCAAACAGAAGCAGCTGCTCCAAGACTCTGGGGAAAAGGTGTGAGCATTCTGTTCAGAAATGTTCCTCTCTTTACTCTACTTAAAATATCACTGTGGCCAAAGATTCTATCCTGTGCATTGATCCCTAATTTGATGACTGAACACTGCAATATTGTGTAGATTACCATCAAAACTTTGTGCTATTAAATCACCAATAAGTGGTTAAACATTGCTCTCACTCTCTTGTGCTTCAGGTGGCAGAGCAGGTCCCATGGCTTGCAAGTGTGGACGGCAGTGACGACGAAGACAACAAGAACAACCTGAACATTGTATTTAACGCCACCTCTGAGTTCTGCAGAACTCTGGGTGACATCCCCACCTACGGTCTGTCAGGAAACAGAGAGGACCAGGAGGATATCATGGTGGGTACATTTTAAGAGATGGGATATAGCTAattggtaaaaaatatataattagaaTTGGCACATAATCACATCATAAACAAGGAAACTGTTACAATTGTATTCTAGTGTGCTCAGTAGAGAGACTTGACATATCCATGAGCTCTGTTGTGTGTTTGCACTTGAACACACTGGTTTGAGTCTGTATCAACTGTATCCTTCTGTTTCTAGGATTTCGAACAGGAGGCGGCGAGAGATGGGGCTGGAGGATCAGACTCGGATGAGGATGAGAACGTTGGCTGGAGCATCGTCAACGTGGATGAGGAACAGAAGCAGCCTGATGTGAGTGTCATCCTCCTGCCTTGTTGTCTCTTCCATTTTTCCATGCATTTACCAGTAGTGCTGGTTGGAGTCCCCTGGTGGGTCATTTACAGAATAACGTACTACGATTAAGGCTGTGGCGATCATTTAATtttgtcagctggtgattgtcatgCAAATAACTGCTGGTGTCACTGTAATTGACTATT is part of the Oncorhynchus clarkii lewisi isolate Uvic-CL-2024 chromosome 10, UVic_Ocla_1.0, whole genome shotgun sequence genome and encodes:
- the LOC139418519 gene encoding U4/U6.U5 tri-snRNP-associated protein 1-like isoform X2, with translation MISELGTKEQPMVAETINPVYIKQQNEMREKLAAMKEKRLLNKKLGKVKTLAEGDWLDDTVAWVERSRKMAKEKELAEKRAKLLQEMDEEFGVSNLVDEEFGQTKKAAYSSRDLKGLTVQHRMESFNEGETIILTLQDQGVLEEEGDVLVNVGLVDKEKAEKNVELKKKKPDYKAYEEDESVDDMATFKPRTVLGKYDEEIDGEKKKSFQLSKGGCAEGERERELQAIRETLRNQAQSLEMPALAIASEYYTPQEMVGFKKTKQRVRKIRKKALPDELQLDDTRNTDFGSRVRGRGRRQLDEGQEVSKEGVIIPGLDVPQQSDDIRMADMDISDDEDFIPTEPAVLEEDEAEQDLQKQLEKQRKLKQKQLEKQRKLKQKQLLQDSGEKVAEQVPWLASVDGSDDEDNKNNLNIVFNATSEFCRTLGDIPTYGLSGNREDQEDIMDFEQEAARDGAGGSDSDEDENVGWSIVNVDEEQKQPDFSTASTTILDEEPIVSSGLAAALALCKNKGLLDTQMQKISRVRAPTGALPNDNYSIEDKMTIDDKYSRREEYRGFTQDFKEKDAYKPDVKIEYVDESGRKLTPKEAFRQLSHRFHGKGSGKMKTERRMKKLEEEALLKKMSSSDTPLGTVALLQEKQKSQKTPYIVLSGSGKSMNANNITK